Genomic window (Festucalex cinctus isolate MCC-2025b chromosome 7, RoL_Fcin_1.0, whole genome shotgun sequence):
TTGGCACGAATGCTGATGTCCCAGCTGTGATTCCAGCGTGAACAAGTATGAGTGTGTCTTGTTACATCCCGATATGCCTCAAAGATATTTTCCACGCTCGCTCAGGTGCAAAGAAGAACATGACTCACCGACGTCGTCCATTTTTAGGCCCGGTCTAAGAGTGTAGTCTGCCTCTGTTGGTTCGGGCTCGTCGTCTCCATCAGAGGctacgagagagagagaaaggatgAGGGCGCAAGGGTTAAAAGGATTGTGACCAAAAGGATTTTAATTACTTCTAAACAGAGAGCTTGACAGACACGTGCAAGAGAGCAGCAAAGGAAAGAGCATCGGGGATAACAAAAGGGCCAGGAGCGCTCTGCTCTGACTGACAAGCCGCGGCAGCActgtgaggaagaggagagggGGGTGATGTTTTGTGTGAGAAGGGATGAAGGGCGACGGAGTCCGCCAGGGAGGAGAGGGTAATATTCCAGGGGTGGCTAAGTTAAAAAGAGCAGACAGGCCAGGGATCAAAGTGCGtctctgtgtgtttgtgtggcagAGCCGGTGAGAGAGGTTAAGACGACATATACATAGCCACCCACTGACCACATTTTGTGGTAATAAATTGATTCTGACAAGGAGGGATAGAGAGCGGGGGGGAGGGATAGAGAGGTTAaaggttaataataataaagagggTAAAAAGCACAATGAGTTTGATAAAGCTGCAGCAGATATGAGCATCGCCATCCTATCTATACAAGTCGACTGCCAATCACAAAGTTAACGCCGCTGCTGTTAGTTTTGTGATTGGATGAGCAAGTGCGTGTAGGCGGAACTTCCACCTTCGCCCTTCTGTGGAGGAACTTTGGACCAGTGGAGGTTTGCTGGAGAGGACAACTagtttgatagttttttttttgggcactgACAGGAATTGTTTGTTGACTCACTTAATATGCTACAATTCACCAGATTTCCAGATTTCGATTTGTAAGCGAGTTTTGGAGGCTGGGAGCGGAGCAAGTGAGCATGTGCGTTGGTGGAACGTCAACCTTCCGGTTTCTGCCACAGATTTTGATATTATTTTGCCATGTTTATTGCTGTCAGTCATCATTCATTGTATCAATTAATTAGAGATGcttgatgaaaaaataaaaatgtttgctaTTTTGGTATGTAAAAGGAAATTGTGACTAGGGCAgtttttaatacataaatacaaaaataaatagaattaaatatcaatcaattaaaaaataaaagcgctctgctctcacatttatttcatgctgcaggatgaaatgttattcaaatgaggggccggtcctaagtgtgtcttgggttggactccgctaTTGCAAAACTGCctttcattggtcgagtgagcggctcggcgaacaaggaagtctcgccggctcgcattggagagctccagcaatggacgactatcttgtccactgtccaCTATCTTGTCGACTTTTTGTCGAGCAACTCAAGTGGCAAGTCGTgggagcatttttatttagtgattgatatttaattctatttatatactgtatttatttttgtatttatttttacatttattttaaaatgtatttgtgtttgttttcgttcttttatttccattatttttttattcaatttttgaattattttttatatccatttttatttcaaattttgtcatgtatttatttatgtatgtatttacttatttatttatatttatttagtcattttttattttttttttattttagcaatTTTGGTCCTTCATAGGATTCTAGCCAtcacttgaaagtggctctggagCTTTGCCAAGCCTAGTTACCGAGTCATGGGCGCAGAAAGTTGGTTAGCACGACTGTCAAGTAGCAGTAGGATAGAAATTTGAAGGGCTTGCTCACATATACTTTTTGAGAAGTAGGCTCAGGTTTACTTGATTGCTTAATTTCACACTTCATAGGAGGGCGGGAACTTGAGGGACCCGACTATTtgcatacaagcaattaaaaagtcaattttccataaaaTGTTCCCTTTAAACctgacaaaaaaagtaaaaaaataataatcttctaATCCAAATCTTTTCTTTAGTGGCGGTGCAGCCAGCAGGTGTCTCCAGCGAAGCATAAAGACTTACTAGTGTTTTGTGTGGGCAGACCAACCCCAACGAATGCTGGTTGTGGGTGTAAAAATTGCCAGACTCACCTGTGGAGCAACAGACGTACACGCGTAATCTCAGGCAGCTGCGGCCGTGATGATGAGTCGGTGTGGctgtaacaaaaacacaaaaacaaaacgccgaCCTGTAGATCTGAACAATTCCATGGAATAAAACGATGAGGATGGCGACTGATTGAGTCCTTACAGATGTAGTAGTACTCGTGCCCGACGTGGAACTCGTAGCCCAGAGAGAAGGCGCTGTAGCGCTGGAACTTCTCCGAGAACTTGATGGGGGCGTGTGGGGCGTGCGGCCGGTTGCACTCCCACCTCTTGGAGCCCATCTGGGGGTCGCAGTTGCGGTAGCCGCGGTAGCTGACCATGTAGAGGATGTACTGCTCGCTGGTGCCCACCATGCGCTGGCTGTCGTTGTAGTGAGGGCAGTAGATGTCCAGGTAGTCGTTGACGTTCACCTGCATGGTGTAGCCCTCGCGGCGCAGACTGCacacaaaaaaggacaaaaccAGGTTGACGCTCATTATCAACAGGAAGCTGTTTTGGTTCAAGATATTGGAGCtgcaatatgagttaagcagcaaaattcagccgtttttatcaatatcagaaggcggccattttgccgtttgctgtcgagtgaaaatgactatCTATGGCATCTACTTATAGTGACAGGCAAAACAAATGTTATTCCTATAGCACAATAAATCTGCTGcagttcatattaaaaaaataaaacaaatgtgtcaAGGCTTTCTGtgttcaaataaaaaggcaTTTCACATTGTGTAAGATGAGATCatgattcatattttttttgtactcatatttttgtgtgtgtagtatgtatattttttgatGACATTCTTCCAATGTAAAATGAGTGCCCTGGCTCAATCGAGGTCCGGAAACACCGATTTAGAGCATTCGAATCAACTACACATGACAAAATGGCTTCATGCGTATTTATAAACAGTACGAATGAATCATTTAGGATTATTGATAAAGTCTCTGGACTGGTTGACAGTCAATAGCAGCATACATATGCTCTATCTGAGCTATATCTACTGAGTTATTAATAGCACAAAGCAGGTGTGTAAGTAAATGTGTGCATTTGTCGGCTCTTCGGAATGGACTCAGGACCCTGGGGTGAGCGCTTATCTTCTCCATGTTAGCGCCACGTTGTCCCCTAACCCCAATGCTCGTTCATCATCTGcccaaaaaaaagtaagacgGGAAGATAAGGTCTGGCGGTGCGTGTGTGGGTGGTGtgacaaaatgaaatatattcttTCCTGACATCCAAAATCATCTTTGTCTTCCCATGACTGACCACAGCTCATAGATGCAGTAAATCAGGTACACAGAGTGTGCCAGTAGCATGATGCAGACGTTCCATCGATGAGTGTGTGTTGCTACAAAGTCACAAGGGGGCAGCAGAGTGTCACGCTGAGTCTGATGCAGCTTCTCTCCTCGCTGGTTCTAGGTCAGGTCTCCAGGGAgattattattcaattattaAATGAAGATCGAAACACTGCGCTCAATGTCTTCCACTCACCCTCATTTCCTCGCTTTTCTAGCCACATGAAGGAGTAATTAAATGTTGGACATTCATTCTTTCGCTTCCTGCCTCTACTACATGTTCTTTTCCCTGGGCAATTgttgtatttctttcttttttttgtaataatgcgCAATGCAGGCATGTTGTATTTGCtcgaacaaaaagtgagcatgtGACTTACTTAAGAGGGATTACGACAAAAGGGGAAAGGAGCTTCAGACATGGACCTGAAGATTTGGTATTAAAATCTTGGAGGACTCAGGAAATGTGTTCTGTAACGTCAGAGTCAGTTGCAAAGTTAGCATATTTTCGGTAACGTCAACTCAAATCAGAATGCTATGTTCTTgtgattttacagtattttttttttaaataaaaaaaataaaaaagagataAAAGCAGATTAAAAACTAACCATAGTgacagcattttttaaaaactgcaaAAAGTACAAAGcattaatgtaatataaaatattcattgaggtaatataatatattaaatatttaaaaaaatatatatataaaaaaaaaaaatatcctaaaataatttaaaaaattgaaatcaatagGTGCTTCATAAAGTGTATTTTTCTATATGccattttcattacttttttaaaaacattctcTAACCATCATTGACAACTCaatgaaatacaaattcaacatttcattttttaaatattaacttaATAGACCTACAGTTTCACTTATCACAGGTTAGATACACTTATTGCATGATAAAACTCAACTTTATCTAGACTTTGTTTTATAAAGCTAGCTTTACCTTTAAATTGAAGTATGAGACATTAATATTTAAACCTTAGATGTGTATTAGAGGACTCAACAGGACTTTATGTAGAGTTTTCAGAGTGAGGATGAACAGACGCTTGAAATTGCTTCATTTCTTTGAGCTtattacatgaaattaatgtGCCATTCAATGGCTTTctcatacaaaataaataaaagataaagGTGTGTTCATTCTATGCAAATTTTAATGTCTCATAATAGACcccctcaaaaaacaaaacaaaacatttgatcaATGTtctacatataaaataaaaagtgtttttgatCACTGCATGTGGCCAAGCATGGCAGTGATGAGTCACCACAAGGCCAAATGTCTTTTGTGTGATGAAATCCTGCAGAAAGTCATAGATGAAATAATGCACTCCCGGGACTCTGATTTCCTTCAACCTGTACAGTGAACCCTCACATATTCTTGCGTCGCTATTTGCAAATACACCCAGTTacaaatttttactttttttttttttttttttgcaacatataCTCtgtaatttgacatttttatgcaCAGgctggcgccatctggtggcatcaTGGTTTCAAAGAGGGATGTAAAGGtaagttgaggagtttcatttagacaaaagtagtggtttgatgtcatcatttatttatttatttattttaatttgagagGAACAATGAACATTGATGAACACCGGTACAGCGCATGCAAAAATGTGCTCAAGTTATCATGTAGCAAATTTCATTATTTCATTCTTTGCTTATTggttttgaagaaaaacaaataattgacCACTCAGCAATGCAAGTGCATTGACGCCACCCACTTTCGTTACAATAACAGTTCTTCACTCCATAAAGCGCAACTGTCAAACTCAAGGTCTAGCCGTTCTTCAGTTTGTTGTGTTTATGTGTTTGAGTCCATCATACATTTATTTGGATTCAAACTTCTAGAAAAACCATAAATACATAACAAGAatgattttgacacccctgccgtaAAGGGTTAAGTttttttcatctcgtttttatgACTGACTTTAAGAGTCAGCCGAAATAGAGCCATTGTAGCGAGGGTTAAAGGTGAAGGTCGCCTTCTCCTCTGCTGTTTTGTGGAGCTTTTGTTGCATTGGAAAcggtgtaacaaaaaacacagtgTAAAATGTTTCAAGGAGACGACAGCATTTAcagtgtttggaaaaaaaaagacacaaggtAGAATGAGGGATGCATTCACCAAGGAGGCCTGAACGCAGATCACGGCAGCAGTCGGAGCAtgcacgttaaaataaataaataaataaataaaaaacatctgaAAATGGAGAGTTTTAGCGCTTGCAAAGAATAGCAGGGGAGAAAACAAAGAGAGGGAAATGAGCTCAGAGCATCTTGAGTAATCTGGAAGCAAATCCCCGCCTTAAGATAAAAGCAGGTTTTACCATCCCCactgtgcatgtgtttgtgtgcgagtgtatgcgtgtgtgcaccTGCTTTGCTTTGTCTGCTGTGGACAAgcatttactgtgtgtgtgtatgtgacatCAAAGCACCAAGCTCGAATCTTACTGACTTCTAAACTGGATGGAAAGACCTCTTGAAGGGGCGGATCAAACCAAATATGAAGGGATGCAAAATAGAATTGAAGCGCAGGACAATATCGAGCCAATCTGGAGGCTTGATCCTCAGCTACTATAATGAAGCGCAGAACATGAGGGGAGAAACCAGACCAGTCCAAATGCATAATGAGTTTGTATACTGCAGGAATGAGTGATTTGGGGCTTCAGGAATAAAGAAAGTTATTAAATATCCGTCGAGTTGTACGGCTGCAGACTAATCAAAAACGGatgtgaaacaaaaacaacagccaCGTAGTCGAGAGGAAATGAAGCAAAACATTAAATGGTGAGCTAAAGCTTAAACCGCACAAACTACACACACAAAGTTGATATATTGATACAAATTGTCACGCCATGATCATTTGGAAGTAACAGGCTTGCTTCATGGTTTACAACGTGCGCTCGCTCCAGTGGTTTCGCCCCGTGGGGAGTCTGAAGACTTCAGGGGAGGCGTGGCAGATGGAGAAAATGAAACACTAGAATATTGTTATACGGCCGGCTAAAATAATCATGTTTCTCTTTCTTCCTCTAGCTGTCctctttttaaatgttaaataagGTTCTAAGACAACAACAATTTTGCGTtgaatgtttttgaaatataGTCACGGAAAATCCACCAATAAATGTATGACAGCGGAAGTGTGGACCTGCCAGATATAATAAGTAAACAGTTTTGATCAGGATATATATATTACGTTCAAATGTACTGCAAAGTTGTTTGAAAGTTTTGATATAGTACTTTGAACATACTGCAAAGTTGTGATTTGTGATAAATACCGCGTGGCCTTGTGGGAAAATATGAATGTTATTCGCATTTAGCCCATGTTTTACCCAAACCAGATCGACTTTATCAGCACATTTGAACATGTtaaaaatacgtttgaacaccTTTACCAAGACGTTCGAGCGACTTTGCAATTCGTTTGAACAactttttcaaaatatattcgAACAACTTTATCAAGACATTAAAATGGTTTGTCCAATATTTACCAACGACTGTATAAACATATTCCAACGACTTTATCAAGATGTTCAAACAACATTGCAGTATGTTCAAATGACTTGACCAACAGGTTCAGGCAACTTTAGCAATTCATTTGAACATACCCAAGCCAAATCTGTGGCAGTTGTATGCTTCCATACATTATAAttgtaatgagaaaaaaaaaaaatactttcagaAAAACTGCTAATAAGGGGATTGGCggtgaaaaaaatgcaaacgtgACTTGTAGTGATTTCtcaggaatgtttttttttaatgaacacttTGGCCTATCATGTTGTGATATTTTAAGTTTGGTCATAATGGTGGTACTTGCAGAGAAAAATAATTTCTTAGGTGGTACTTTTTGCTTTGAGAATCACCGGCACAGACAATGCAGCATTCCATTTTTGCTCATTCATGTTAATAAAGCAACAATTCAAAAGGAGTCCTTTTTATTAAATATGCCCTGTGAATAAGTTAAAAGGGAAATCCGACTTCAAATTTCTCTATTCAGAAGGAAACGGGCCACCGGATGCTCACGCTTACGTTCCGCCGCACTCGTTTCTTTGTGCAAACCTCATGTGACGCCCGCCATCCTGTCAGCATCACATTTCTTTAGTGAGCTTTTACATTTCAACAACGGATTTCCATAAAAGTGCGCCCGTTTAGAGTGTCGGggaaaaatggatttttgtgTTATTCCAAAATGCCCTAATGGATTTCCATTTGCCTTGATGGAGTTTATTACATAAAAATGCTCTTGGGAAATAAGTGAGAGAGGGAAGGAAACAAAGTGGCGTTGTGTCCGCTTCTCTTCACGTTTCATGTTGGATCATTTTTCATTCCATTTTGCTTGCAAATACAAGAATTACGATGTAATATtaccatctttaaaaaaaaaaaaaaaaaagatcttgtgTTGGGTTTGTTCAATCATTTAACCAGAAGTGGTTTTCAAtacatatttaatattattaatatatggCAAGTTTCTACCCCAcctcaactgtcaatcaaatagcAGTATTTTGACCTGGAAAAATGAATGCTACTTCATCCAGGATCTTTTTCATGCCTACAAATAACTGCATGTTCGAGCAATGAAAATACATCTTTTTATTATATTCCACCAGGTTGCCATGGGGACTTTCCACACCacgacaacgaggcgctctaaagcgacCACATTAGCGTGAAGCCCTTTTCCCCACACTCGCTGtaagtcagacaaaaaaataaaaataaaaaatactcccCACATTACTCTTCAATCCTCTATGTAACATGCATGCACTCGGTGCTAACAACGAAgcgctctaaagcagccatGACAGACGCACACTGGCTGTCAcgttaaactttttttctctttactcTTCCGCCTCTCCACATCGTGCGTGCACTCAGGGCcaacaacaaggcactctagAACAGCCCTGCTACCCCAAAGGCAATGCCATATATACATGAATAGTCGGTCTGTTATCAGTTGTgtacactaacaaatatgaggAGATTTTTATTATGAGGCTAGAGCTCGAGTTGGCGTTATTGCGTGGAAGCCTCAGAACtgtactccccccccccagacAACAGCCTTTTATCGAAAACTGCACACAATGGAAGCAACATTATTCGCTTGTGCCCAGTGGATTTCTCACTCGATTATTTCTCCACACCTAACCAGTCTTGCTACTCTGGTGGATGGCGTACAAAAGCTCACCAGTGCCCTTTTTTAAAACACTCTCCAGTGAGAAATGATATTAACAGGTACATTTTGTACAAGGGCTTATTAAAATCTCATTGTTCAGGGCCTGTTCAGGAGAATGCGTCTTAATTGGAAATGTTGAAATAATCTCATCAGCAGCCTTGAAAAATTGGAGTGGAGACCATTAGGAAGACAAGAACAAAGCGGAATGAGATCATTGCTCAACCGTCCACCATTGAATTAACCATGCAACTGGATATTAACGTCATTTAGTCATACGAGTGTATGTAGATTGCTCATTTATATCATAACTGATTACAGCTTATACTACTGCAGGTTTAGTCCTACGTATTAATGCTAGTTAGCATGCTATAGCATTGTAGGAATCCTGCTGGCTGGCTCATCTCTTTAGCTCACAGAACGCACAATTAAAAGTCTATTTACCATAATGACACACGGTTCCATCCCCGCATGAGTTACAGCGGTCTAATCACGCGACATCATCGCGATAGATGACACACCCTGTCACTGGAGCCCAGCCAGTTAAACAGACGTTACTGATGAATTCATCTTGATCTAATTATCTACACAAATCTTTGTCCTGCGCTTTAATCGTATTATAGAATACAATTACGGCGGAACCTCTGAAGTCAAACAGAATCCATTAGGTGAGGCAGGTTGACTTCCAAGGTTTTCaatcaaattttcaaatggcACGCATGGAATTAAATTAAGCTGCGGAAATCAAGATAAATAATTGTTGaaattttgtaatgtgtttttacGAAAAAAATTCACTGGACACTGTGCTGTTCCTTCTTGTGTGCAtaacttggccacctgggggcagtataagacaCAAATTGCATGAGATAGGGACCCGGCCAGCCTGTGAATAGTaaaaatgtgccaaaaaaattgtGCTTATGAAATGcactagtaaataaataaataaagtatttttaaataatgcttaTGAACCTTCAATAGTGTCTTCCATACAATACAAGGCAGAACAAAACCAAAAACCGAAATAAATccccaaaatataaatataaatataaatataaatatatatatatatatatatatatatatatataagtaaaaaaaaaaaaaaaaaaatccccagtaATGATACtcattcttcacagaggataaagaatatatgcctgtgagtattgttgtaTTGTATGTCTACATGTGTTTAAACACATGGGTGTAATTGTTAAGATTCTCACTGAACTGAAGTCTCATAACAACTGATAGATCTGGAATGGTATCACACTATGCTTGGTCTGAAAAAGCGTTGATTAACTAGAATAGCAACATGTACTGAAATGTATTTCTTCCTAGAAACGCGCCCAAAGAGATGTACGGCTGTGTTATCTTCAAAGTGGTCCAGCCATGTTCCAAACATTACTATTCAGGATTTAAAAGCGATTCAGCCTCCCGAGGCCACCATTCTTCATCTCATCTTACTCCAGCACAGAGATGCCAACATTGTGTGAgcggggtgtgtgcgtgcgtgtgtaggtTCCAATCAGGCATCAGAGCGGAGGATAGAAGGGAACATCTCTCCTGCTGAATGGAGACTCCCAGACATGTGTAGCATGACTGACGCTGCCATCAAACACGGAGGAAAATCTTCCTACTCCAGCTCCCTCAGCTCACCAGTCTTTGTGTCCTAACTTCCATTCAGCCtctatctgatttttttttttttttttttttgccagatgaGAGTTACAAACTTTGATAGCATGCCTTTTGATAGTGATGTCTTTGGTTATCTAATGAGATCTAACACAATAGCTGTATCAAAATCTCTATcgccaaaacaaagaaaataacGTCTATTATTGTGGTTGTGATGTAGAACTGCACTGCATCACAATGTGAACTGGTTCTCTAATACAGCAAATAGTGGTGGGTGGCGTTTATTTACTCAGCTGCAAATACAGGGTGCATATATTAGAGAAGAtcatttttatgattattgCTACATTACGATACATGTCAAGTGAAAGTAATGACAAGAAACGAGGCAGACTGGCGTAACAAATTAATCTCCCTGGTACATAAACATGGATGTACACAACAATGTGGAATGATCACATAATGTAAGATCACTTTTAACACTACACTAACTCATTCacccccagccattttcacagaagcaatcccgttcgctccctgctgttttattggattttgactgattttgcaaggccaacaatattgtgttctattgctataaaaacatgcagcATCCCAAAAGAAAgagagtatcttctttcatcaggaaacaaaagtacatttgtatctgtttccgttttgcagcaattagcattagaatatagctaagtttcatcattgatctcctttgctctgccgccacttgctggccatttgtgtaataactaccatttattcaactgttctttgcagttgagaggcttcatcaaaggcttctgtatgctctagtataataataataataataataa
Coding sequences:
- the efna3b gene encoding ephrin-A3b isoform X2, with amino-acid sequence MVGGAPVLLPLVKKGLRREGYTMQVNVNDYLDIYCPHYNDSQRMVGTSEQYILYMVSYRGYRNCDPQMGSKRWECNRPHAPHAPIKFSEKFQRYSAFSLGYEFHVGHEYYYISTPTHHHGRSCLRLRVYVCCSTASDGDDEPEPTEADYTLRPGLKMDDVDEFNPSVPKLEKSVSGSSPSRDRLLLTVTMLLLAALFVS
- the efna3b gene encoding ephrin-A3b isoform X1, with the protein product MALVPLSLWVLTTLTWASPLQGSVSRHSIYWNSSNIHLRREGYTMQVNVNDYLDIYCPHYNDSQRMVGTSEQYILYMVSYRGYRNCDPQMGSKRWECNRPHAPHAPIKFSEKFQRYSAFSLGYEFHVGHEYYYISTPTHHHGRSCLRLRVYVCCSTASDGDDEPEPTEADYTLRPGLKMDDVDEFNPSVPKLEKSVSGSSPSRDRLLLTVTMLLLAALFVS